The following nucleotide sequence is from Vitis vinifera cultivar Pinot Noir 40024 chromosome 14, ASM3070453v1.
AGattcacattatttttagttagtaTGAAAATTTGCCGGGCTTGGGAAAGGAAAAGGGCATAACTCTTTATATTCATGTGATCAAAGGGCATGTCCAATGGACCAGTGACTAATGTgagaacaaaaggaaaatcaaaccGGTTTCCAATGACAacaaattctatatcattttttggcaATGCTTGTGATTGAACTTAGTGGAAATATTTAAGAAGAGATCTCATGATTGATGTTGTccaaagatgaaataattttcagTTGTTAAAACTAGAAGAACCGAGAGATGTACTTTAGAATATAGACAAAATAATGTAGCACAGAATACTTCATTAAGATTAGAAGTATAAACGAGAAAACAGTGAAAATCAAGGGTAAGAGTATACCCTCCTCAAACATCCCATTTTTGCTATCTTGCTTTAACCATCCACAAGGATGGGGAGAACAAGGCATCGTTTGCTCCAGAATTAGTGTGATGGAAGAAACGATACAGGCTTCTAGTGTTATGATATGTGGAATAGCCATCAAAAAACAGAAGGAAAGATTTGAGAAGATGACTATAAGGCCAGTCATGAATATAGAAGAAACAACAACTTCAGTAAAAGAGGTAACCGAAATTTGGATTTTGACAAGAATGAGGGCTAACATGGAGCAATTGAGATAGTATTAGGGAGACAGCCATTTCAGAGAGCTCAACCATAAGCCAAGAACACCAAAAAATGCAAGCAGGGATGTAATTCAATTTGAATTATGGATGGAGCtacaagaacaaaaagaagGCCAAGATCAACAAGGGTATATAGGGAAAAGAACAATATAGCCAACCCGGGAATTTGAGGCTTCATTAATTTGTTAAAATTGTAGccaaaatcaatcaaatgagTCAAATTTCCCAAATTTTACACAATATTTTTCCACAATCAGGACCACCTAAATCCAACTTAAGAACAACTATCCATATTGAATTCGGCAGTGCTGAAAACCCAATAATGAAATTGTTAAACCATCTACACGGTTGAGCTCAACAATgatgaaatcataaaaatacTGAAATTAACACACACTATATTAACCAAGTCGTTCCAATTCAACTAAAGCAGAATGCAAATTCATCCACTTCCTCTCTGTATTTGATTTGCTatctgtttggttggtgagaaaatgtaagaaaaataaaCCCGCACAACAGAGCCTAAAACCAACTCCTCGCTTTATTCTACTTGGGTTTTCCATTTCTTCTTTTGCTAAACCAAAACAACAGAAAacaggaaggaaaaaaaaaaaaaaaaaaaaacagagtcacaaattttcttcccttttcttttctcagcaaccaaacagagggttTGAAGTAAAAGCAGAGTTCCTCAAAGGATTTTCGTGATGGGTATTGGGGTCATACCTCAATTAGGGTTTGTGAAGCAGCAAGCGGCAAACAAAAACTGATGCAGACAAGGCACGCCATGAAAGCTTCACTCTTGCTACAGTACGTTTATGGGTTTTATAGGGGAAATGTGATGTTGTCACGGCGTCGTTTCTGTTTTTCCCCAAACAAGAGTGgacaaaaatacatttttgagagttaaaaggatgaaaaagtcaataaataaacTCGTAATtgataacattttttagaagtatttttttaaaataaaagtgttataatattatattattatttactcattaaaaaaattccataaattTGACATATCAACCATCAAATTACtttttgtattatatatatatatatatatatatatatatatctagtCGGACCAAAAAGCGCACTTGGACATTACTAGGTGCAATTCGAGCTTAAACCAAACCCCAACCAAGAGGACCGGAAGCCCATGTGGACCAAATAAGTTGCATTAAgacttaagtaaaaaaaaaattaatatttgatattattaagTAGCATTTAGATTTAAGTTAAATCAATATGAGTCATCCCATCTAAGTTGATGGATCGTGAACAATGATTGACTGAGGGATCGTGAGCAATGAATTGATTGATGATGAAGAAAGAGAATTCATCCAGGTGATAAATAGATTGTTTTAATTCTTTCAACACTATTCCACCCATTATATGTTACAAAACTCCATTAAATTCGATGAATTTATACTTGATGTTTCATAGTTGAATGCAATCATAAGTTCACATAGCTGAGAACACACAAAACTTCAATGCTAACAATTCATTTTACTTTGTTCTTCTAGAATTTAATGATAATGTGCCTTACTTGTATACCTTCAAAGAAAAAGTACATTCCATCTTCTGTTATACTAACAACTTCCAAAGACCAACCAGATTGCCGATTGCCGGTTGCCGGAAATGATAACACGAAGAGTTTCTATATTTCCCAGAGAAGAAAGCAGATAATCAACATCTGGAGCCACAGCCTCAACTAAAGTGTGAATTTCATTTGTTACGATATGAATTGCTGGTAATTTCTGCATCTCTTCATTAGATGTGTGTATTGTCTGTTGTGGTATCAGGAGGTTTTTGGAATGTATTCTGGAGAGAAACCGGCTTTTAAGGGTGTGAGGAGAAGGTCCATCCACCTGAAAGCAAAGACCAGAGAGCCATCACAGTTACAAATCTTCTAAAGTTTCAATTCCTCTCTGAAACAATGCCCTAAATAGTAGTACAACCTTGTACCACAGTTAGGGCAAACGTTAGGGCAGAACTCACAGTTAAGCACCAGGAGGTAAGTTTTGCATTTCACTTGCACTTCTTTTGGATTTGTGCTTCgatttcttctcccttttcttaCTCCTGTTCAGCAATCAAGGGATGGGATCAGTACAAGGAAAGGTAAGAAGGGTACTAGAATAGCACTGATCGGTTCTGAGTAGAAAGTGTATTAATTACTTGTCATGTGAGCTAGGATCCAAACAAAATTTCAGTTTTCGATCAATATGCTTCATGTCTTCAGTGGTAGGGACTTGATGTTTCATTACCTGTATGTACATCAAGCAACTTTAAATTAGCATATGAAGCTGATTTCCTCATTTAGtactaattttgaaataatgcAGCTATTGCAGATGAAGTGTGCTCCCTTTTGAGCCAATATCACTAAGTAAAATGGAAGCAGCCTGTTCCAAAGTAGAGATGACTGTGAAATATAACTAGTCCCGTACCCAAGAATCTATTGCGTTTAGAGATTCAGTGAGCTCTGAGAAGGCGTGTGAAAAATCCTGTCGAGAGAGGATGCTGCTCAGATATCTGCATTCAAGCATGCAATTGAAGAAGATTGAACCATGATTTCAGACAATAAACAGAATTATGTTCATGGACAATGGTAAGAATTAACCCAGACCCAACCCCACCATTTGGATGACTTAATTACTGTGCTATTGTGGCTTCAGCTACAAGACATGAAATAtaatttgccaaaaaaaaaagtgtgctatttttaatttggatgacACTTGAGAAGCAGTTCAAAACCTCTCGAAGTCAAGAACTTGGTGCACCTCATTTGACCTCCGCAAAGCAGCCAATGCCAACTGTACAAAGTTGATGATAGGCAAAATTACAGGAAAATATATAATTCCATGAAATACAAGAGCAAAACTTGGATGATAAAGCTATTTAGCAGGGTCCAACTCCAATGACAGATTTAACAATGTTATCTCCTATGAACTTTAATTCATCTTCACCTTAAATCTTGCATGAATTCTGTTGAGGCATTATTAAAATCCTTTAGCAAGAAGAATGAACAGACGCAGTACAATTGTACCCAAAAAATTTGATTGAAGAGTGGCCCTTCAGAGACTGGTATTTCTGAAATTTTGTGCTTTGGCAAGCTCCGGATTGCATAGCAAATtctatctttgaaaaaaaaaacctactgCAATATTAATCAAAAGACTCCTAATCGGCATAAAACTACTAACTTGATCAAAGTGTCATGCCATCAATCTGTGGGTTCTGCATCAAAAAAGGCCTCCGGAGATTATTAGAGGGTCTGTCAACAAGGGTCACCACTTCATTTTCAAGAATCATATTTTGGTAGGAGTAAAAATCGATAATGTATCTAAGAAACTTGTTTTGGTTTCAAGAAAAATGGAACTGTTGGATAGACAGAAAATTGAAAtctgaaaggaaaaaaagggtcCATTAGGACCCAAACGAAGCTTGAAAAACTATAAATTCTCTGGAATCCAAAATTTGAGACCCCATCATTAGGATTTCCATAATATTCTATCTGTAATTTGAAGAGTGACATGAGTTTTTGGAGTTTGAAGGTAAAGAAAGCATATTTGTTTAgggaaaaaagaaggaaaatgatgCATAGAAGAAATCTCAACACATCAAGAGTTCGAATAATGAAGAATACCTGGCCAGGAGGGAATAGAAGTGGCGCATCTGTGAGCATGGTCTTGTCTACTTCCATCTTTGCAGTTTTGTGCAAATCCTACAAAGATATTTAAGCAAATATCAGCACTTCTGTGGAGAAGATCGGAAGAGTAACGGGGGAATGTCCCCATGAGTTTATCTTAAACAACAGAACAAGCAACAAACAGACCAGCATGTTGCATGGCAATTAGTTTACATAACTGTTTTCAGTGTTTTGAATATCAAGCAATGATTTAgccaaaaattttcaagtgggTCTATAGTTCATTGATTCTGAATAGGGGCAAAAACTCCAGAGGGCATTTTTGCCTGCTCTAAAGGACAAATACTTGAAAACAAACATTGAATAAAATTGAATGTGAAAAAATCTACCCAATGTGCATCCTGTTGAACCAGATGTCTGCCATTAGCTCAAGTCAGTCCCGTAAAATAAAGGGGCAGGAAATCATCTCTTTGTTCATTGTTGGATGGCTTGAAAATTCGGTATTCTTGTTATTAATTTCTGGAGGGTATTAGGGTCTTCCCAAATTGGTGCTGGATATTTTGGGGAGTTTGTACCTGAAGtgcctaatttttatttttattttcttttttgataggtattcATGATTTCATAGATACTTTATACGAAAAAAATGCAAGGTTATATAACAGAGTTCTTTGTGCTTCTTGTCTAAaccttttgcattttttttgataaattttttgatggatACATTGACTCAAAAGAATTCAGGTTGATTAAAAACATTCTCATTTTGCATGTAGAACCCTACTTACAGCATATCAATcaccaataaaaaaacatttcagaggccaaaaaggaaaaggaaaacaaaaaagggaGCACCCAGCCTTCACGTCCATTTTTCCAAACAGCTCTCACCTTTCATCTCCATTGTTTGGAGAATATCAGAGAGATACAGCATTTGTGTGTAGAAAGACTATTCAAGAATCAGTGAGTGTAAAATGATAAGAAtatattattcttgttttcaagAGAACCAAGGATTAGGGAGCAAAAATACAagcaaaaaaaaccaataattacCTTCAACATTTGAAGCCGGTCATTTTTTGCTTGGCAGAACTCCTAGAGAACCAAAACTAATTGTCACCAATTGCAGCATAgaatataaaatgaaatcaaGGTAACCATACGGTGAGACCAAGAGACCAATTAGAAAACAACAATTAAAGGGGAAAAAGGGAAATATTAGAAGTTTTTCTTGTGTAAGTATGAAAACAGAATCTGTATAAAAAGTGGATTGGCTAGACTAACCTCCATGTCATCAACAAAACCTTCAACTGAACGATATGGTGCAAAAACAATAAGATCAAAATCTAGACTCTGCAATATAAGAggcaaatatatgaaaaaaaatgaaagcacAAGGAAGATAGAGCAAGCAATATCATAAGAGGCATATCCATGCCTGAAGAACTATCATCTCATTATTGAGAATCATTTGGTGATCTTGTGCAATCCCCTTACCGAGCTCCTCCGCTGATACATGGTTTTCTTCTATCTTACAAGCTGCATATATGCAGGTTAACCTACAGAAATAGAGTCATTTCAATTCAATAAATATACTATCAAGTAATACTCATGACAATGAATCTCAGTCCAACATGATCACAAATGAAAATGCCATGGTATGATACGGATgtatattaaaatcataaatatgtaAAAGGGAACACACAGACGGGCAGACCCAGACATTTTCCTTTAGGGGTGACAGGGAACCAAgtaaacatattaaaataatactCTCTTTTACTTTAAGAAATACTAAAAATGATACAGGGGGTTAGTAttatagtataaaaaaattcatggtcACCatcctattattttttaatgagcCTTTTTGTAAACACTTAAAAGATAAGAGGGGCTTTTGAAAACTTAGGTGAGGTTGAGAGAGCATGACCACCCTTGCATTGTCATGCACAAAGGGTAAGGAAGCTTTTTCCACTTGGGAAGAAGAGACGCCAATCATAACACAGACCAAACTTTCCTATGCCTAGACAGATTCCTTGATCTCCAATTTTCATATTGGAAGTTATAAGTATCAGCCAACTTAATGGCATAAAAGTGAAATAGATCTAAATCAATCTTACATTATGTGTTTTGGGTGATGTTCCATGACCGACCACTGCAGATAAAACCTTTTGTAGTATATGAGAGCTGTTGCCTGCAAAAGATAAACCAATTGAAGAAGGACAACTCTAAAATCCCAACATATTACTTTCAATTTCCATTTTCCTAAAGAAACACAGGTACCTGAATTTTGTGAGGGAAAGAGAAGGCTGCACATACTTCTTGAATCTTATACTCATAGAATGACCGCATAAATCGTTCTTCTTCAAAATTAAGTGGTTTGGGTCGAGAACGCTTTTCAGCTAAATTGTAAACAAGAAGAGACTGTCATAAAGATAGCAGTAGGATATGCTCACCACAAAAATCTTAAGCAAAGCAATCAAAAATCTGAGAGAGAATCAAATACAAATGctatgaaaaaggaaagaaaaaaaaaaaaggagaaaggaaGTTGACAAGAGAGCATTTACCATTGTCTTTTGCACTAATTTGAGGTTCAGGGTATTGCAATGACCCATCAGCATCTACTTCAATGCGTGTTACTCCATACTTCACAACATATTAGTAGATTGTTGTCAGTGGAATAATGAAACTCAAATGATTCCTTGACAGATTTTCTTGACGTTGGAAAAAGCAAAcactgaaaagaaaaaaggaagaagtgCACAACAAATTTCTAAGAACTCTTTTCttagaaatttgttttcatGGGTAAAGATGTACATAGATATAGGTTTTAtgtctttat
It contains:
- the LOC100252789 gene encoding cyclin-H1-1 isoform X2, producing the protein MADFQTSTHRSKWIFTPQDLIEKYKAANQRAKQTLEKYGVTRIEVDADGSLQYPEPQISAKDNAEKRSRPKPLNFEEERFMRSFYEYKIQEVCAAFSFPHKIQATALIYYKRFYLQWSVMEHHPKHIMLTCIYAACKIEENHVSAEELGKGIAQDHQMILNNEMIVLQSLDFDLIVFAPYRSVEGFVDDMEEFCQAKNDRLQMLKDLHKTAKMEVDKTMLTDAPLLFPPGQLALAALRRSNEVHQVLDFERYLSSILSRQDFSHAFSELTESLNAIDSWVMKHQVPTTEDMKHIDRKLKFCLDPSSHDKSKKREKKSKHKSKRSASEMQNLPPGA
- the LOC100252789 gene encoding cyclin-H1-1 isoform X1, with the translated sequence MADFQTSTHRSKWIFTPQDLIEKYKAANQRAKQTLEKDLHEDHWRGGTIISRCLCGGHIDFRCCFNSERGNRFQEGDLKCKYGVTRIEVDADGSLQYPEPQISAKDNAEKRSRPKPLNFEEERFMRSFYEYKIQEVCAAFSFPHKIQATALIYYKRFYLQWSVMEHHPKHIMLTCIYAACKIEENHVSAEELGKGIAQDHQMILNNEMIVLQSLDFDLIVFAPYRSVEGFVDDMEEFCQAKNDRLQMLKDLHKTAKMEVDKTMLTDAPLLFPPGQLALAALRRSNEVHQVLDFERYLSSILSRQDFSHAFSELTESLNAIDSWVMKHQVPTTEDMKHIDRKLKFCLDPSSHDKSKKREKKSKHKSKRSASEMQNLPPGA